In the genome of bacterium, one region contains:
- the tyrS gene encoding tyrosine--tRNA ligase, with translation MKGLSPQRQFDILRRGAVQIVPEDEFRRKLEESASAGRPLRVKYGADPSAPDIHLGHTVPLVKLREFQDLGHLVVFIIGDFTAMVGDPTGRSKTRRQLSREEVERNSRTYQEQVFKILDRERTEVVYNSAWLSPLTFADIIELSAKYTVARMLERDDFSKRYRDGKPISVLEFLYPLMQGYDSVAVEADVEIGGTDQTFNLLVAREIQREYGRTPQAILTLPLLEGTDGSQKMSKSLGNYVGIDESPADIYGKIMSISDDLMWRYYRLLSPLPEEDVEGFREACAGGANPMDFKKRLAFEITARFAGAESARSAERRFSRIHQEGLDPERMPEVRLSASEAGEISLLELLVRAGLVSSRSEGRRKLAEGAVGLDGEKLSDPSESPLLKGGEILRLGRRRFVRVAIESDRRREAEGDSAPPEKN, from the coding sequence ATGAAGGGTCTTTCTCCTCAGCGCCAGTTCGATATCCTTCGCCGGGGGGCGGTGCAGATCGTCCCCGAGGACGAATTCCGGCGGAAGTTGGAGGAATCGGCCTCGGCCGGGCGTCCCCTGAGGGTGAAGTACGGGGCGGACCCGTCCGCCCCCGACATTCACCTCGGTCATACCGTGCCCCTGGTGAAACTTCGGGAGTTTCAGGACCTCGGTCATCTGGTGGTCTTCATCATCGGCGATTTCACCGCCATGGTCGGCGATCCCACCGGGCGCTCCAAGACCCGGCGACAGCTTTCCCGGGAGGAGGTGGAAAGAAATTCCCGGACTTATCAGGAACAGGTGTTCAAGATCCTGGACCGGGAACGCACCGAAGTGGTCTACAACAGCGCGTGGCTTTCTCCGCTGACTTTCGCCGACATCATCGAACTCAGCGCCAAATACACCGTGGCCCGGATGCTGGAACGGGACGATTTCTCCAAGCGTTACCGGGATGGCAAGCCGATCAGCGTCCTCGAATTTCTTTACCCCTTGATGCAGGGGTACGACTCGGTGGCGGTGGAAGCGGACGTCGAGATCGGCGGAACCGACCAGACCTTCAATCTTCTGGTCGCCCGGGAGATTCAGCGCGAATACGGGCGCACCCCCCAGGCCATCCTCACGCTGCCCCTGCTCGAGGGGACCGATGGTTCCCAGAAGATGTCCAAGAGCCTGGGGAACTACGTGGGGATCGACGAAAGCCCCGCCGACATCTACGGCAAGATCATGAGCATCTCCGACGATTTGATGTGGCGCTACTACCGGCTCCTCTCCCCCCTGCCGGAGGAGGATGTGGAGGGGTTCCGCGAAGCCTGCGCCGGCGGGGCCAATCCGATGGATTTCAAGAAGCGTCTGGCTTTTGAAATCACCGCCCGTTTCGCGGGGGCCGAGTCCGCCCGGTCCGCCGAACGCCGGTTTTCCCGGATACACCAGGAAGGCCTGGATCCGGAACGGATGCCCGAGGTCAGGCTGTCGGCATCCGAGGCGGGGGAGATATCTCTGCTGGAACTGCTGGTCCGCGCCGGGCTGGTCTCCAGCCGTTCCGAGGGTCGCCGGAAGCTGGCCGAAGGGGCGGTCGGGCTTGACGGGGAAAAGCTCTCCGACCCGTCGGAGTCGCCGCTCCTGAAGGGGGGCGAAATCCTCC